GTATAGtcctgttcttcttcctgcccaacaacatcctcactGCGAAGAGATTCAGCGTTGAGGAGCGTGCGATGCTGATTGCGCAGAGCGCGAGGAACAAGACTGGTGTGTTTAATAGGAAGATCAAGTGGAATCAGATCAGGGAGGTCTTTGTGGACTCGCAGATCTggttgctgttcttctttgtgCTGTTGAATGAGGTTATCAATGGTGGTATTGCGAACTTTTCCAAGCTGATTGTTAAGGGGTTCACGCATGATGCGCTGTTGACGACGGCGTATGGTATTCCGTACGGTGCTTGCAACGCCATCTTCATGTTTACGGGACCGTATGTTGCgtccaagttcaagaacgTGAGGACAATCGTCATGTGTGTTTGGCTTCTTCCCACGCTCATTGCTGTTACGCTCTTCTGGCAACTTCCTCGCTCCAACAAGGGCGGTCTACTCGCTGGTTACTACATGGTAAGTCCCCAACCTTCCTCAATCGCACCCTTACTAACTATTTAGTGCGCTTCCTTCGTCGGAGCCCTCATCGTAGCCCTTCAAATGCCCGCCTCAAACGTCGGCGGCTACACAAAGCGAACCACCGCCACAGCCTTTGTGTTCCTCGCATACTGCAtcggcaacatcatcggTCCCCACGGCTTCATCGGCTCCGAAGCACCAATCTACCAGACCGGCTGCAAGCTCATTATCGGCTGTGTAGCAGGCCAAGTCGTCATTGCGATTGCTCTGCGCTTCGTGCTCATCCGTCGAAACCGTCTTCGTGACGCTCAGGGTCCtgttgtggaggatgagaatgccGTGTTGCAGGATCTCACTGACTTTGAGAACCCCAACTTCCGATACTCTTACTAGTTAGTTGTGGGAGATGGTTTATGATGTCATGAGTGTTTGTTTAGTTAGTGTTGGTTAGACTCAATTGAAGCTTTGGTCCTTGGACCCTGCGTACCCCGGATTCGGTGATGACTCGGGAACCTGTGCGTGAAATCTGGGGTGTTCCACTTTGACACTGGTTTTACGTAAAGGAATCAATGTGACCAGATGGTTATGCACGATGCTAGGTTATTGATCCCAGGGTTTCTTGGCAAGATGGGGTAGACATGGGCTAAGTTAGTCGAGGTGATGTTTGTTTCTCCGGACTTAACACCTTCACTTGTTCGACGGAGTCATACACTCTGAATCAACAGTTTAGTTTCATTCGACGTCTGTCTAGTCCTCCCACTTTGACGAAACCCTCCACCAAAACTCACACTGCTCATCCCCCCATGTAAAGTCAACCAACTCAGCTGCCTTACCAACCCCCGTCCCCCCAGCCCTCTCATCGTTTCCCCTTCCCAGCAACATcgtctttcccttccctccTTCAAACGGTGCCCACTTCGGCCTACTTGCAAACTTGCCCTTTATAGCGTTCGGATCGCCCTTTGTGATGAAACCAGTACAATACGCGTGGAACTGCCCAGCTACTTCTCTCTGCGCAGGCGAAATCTCACGAACTTCACGGTTAAATGTCTGATAGCGCATTTGATCACCGTGATTTGCGCCAAAGAGGGCGGTCTTGTTGAGTGCCCAGTGGTATAGATACGCGGGTTCGGCGTTGGGGTGGTATGTTGACCAAATTACGGTTTGGCGGACGGGGCATGTATATGCGTAATGGCCGTATGCTGTCTCGAGGCGTTTATACTGTGATCCTACGCCAGGAATACCACGAGTGTCGAGATGTGGTGAGTCAGGGTTTGTGGAAGGATCAGGATAcaacttctcaagttccGCAACCTCAGCCTTTGTGAGATGCGGGAGAAGCTCACGAAAGAAGCCCGTGAAATCTTCAGGTTTATCGGCCGTTCGGGGAACGTAGAAAGCACCCTCGTTCGCAGCTGAACCCGTCAATATGGGAACTCTGTGGAACTTGCCTGACTTCCATGCTTCAATAGGTCGGCGTGAAATGACGTCTCCGTCGATGACAGGCTGCCATGCCCAACGAATAGAAGGATCTGAACGTCTAAATACCTCTTTTCCTGCTCTGTCCACAGTCTCTGAAGGAAGTCCTCGAAGACAAGTGAGGATCTTGGGGTCtttgaggttcttgaagtgTGAGCATGGTGTCAGGTCGAGAAGTTCCCGAAAATGCTGGGTGTTGAGAGCAGCGTTTGGAGGATGGACTGCGCGTGCAGTATGAGCTCCTGAGTCCATGATTGCTTTGTGAAATAGCTTCCTGGGCTGATTGATGTCCATAATAAGATGTCCGATCTGTAATTGTCAGTAACAGCTTGAAGCAAAAAGGGAGGCATCTTACACCGTGAGCTGCAGCACTCAGTCCCATGATTGTAACATCGTCaggatcaccaccaaacgCAGCAATGTTCTCTTGAACCCACTCAAGCGCAACATACATATCCTTCAGTCCGAGGTTCAGCAGACCTTCTTTAGCAGTCAACTCAGTGTTCAGTCCTCCGAAGACACCAATGCGATATTGCATGCTAACAGCGATGTATGGC
This genomic interval from Fusarium verticillioides 7600 chromosome 1, whole genome shotgun sequence contains the following:
- a CDS encoding triacylglycerol lipase, encoding MAERKGSSWAWLAVLPVILAAAFTVYPDVFGRSGPEALPSVRIKQGTVIGKFVDDGTFPEPLEGFMGIPYAVPPVGERRFRHAEPVGESNETIEAYYLGPRCPGIQLVPFLKDPILGPDYESEDCLTINIWRKKGHTPSKGKLPVAVLIPGGAFNRGAARMHNSHTMLAFSEEPYIAVSMQYRIGVFGGLNTELTAKEGLLNLGLKDMYVALEWVQENIAAFGGDPDDVTIMGLSAAAHGIGHLIMDINQPRKLFHKAIMDSGAHTARAVHPPNAALNTQHFRELLDLTPCSHFKNLKDPKILTCLRGLPSETVDRAGKEVFRRSDPSIRWAWQPVIDGDVISRRPIEAWKSGKFHRVPILTGSAANEGAFYVPRTADKPEDFTGFFRELLPHLTKAEVAELEKLYPDPSTNPDSPHLDTRGIPGVGSQYKRLETAYGHYAYTCPVRQTVIWSTYHPNAEPAYLYHWALNKTALFGANHGDQMRYQTFNREVREISPAQREVAGQFHAYCTGFITKGDPNAIKGKFASRPKWAPFEGGKGKTMLLGRGNDERAGGTGVGKAAELVDFTWGDEQCEFWWRVSSKWED